The Cryptococcus deuterogattii R265 chromosome 3, complete sequence genome has a segment encoding these proteins:
- a CDS encoding WD-repeat protein → MSSGGQINAAGPSRQQALTTEPRSLTTARQREKAPQLEDVALEEGLFEQEIDLLIGQYLESRGASKAARIWDEQVLGRGANGSTRKEQIEDVERAILDGDWGSIENLIARPGLLRLQTQKAFLYLVYRQQFLEHVENRESQKAFNLLQKRLKALEHYQPVPYDFYSLSYLTSASTVHDAPTFRDWAGMGPERDRLVGVWKELMDAERGGGVDERRYIPPDRLRTLLKQAAAWQVGRVGRKTDDIVKIPTLLQDYRPLELPSKLLHLLEGHLANVKCVDLIGSTAQYVVSGSSDCTLRVISTEDGSLSHILSGHSSRVWSCASSPSGETIASSSGDGTIRLWSASKGDCRGVLVGDGGDVYNVKWRPNREDQVVSASYDRILRSWDIETGKQLRTFSGHSQSTLAIAYDSTGNTIASGSKDKHVRLWDAVGGVCTNTMTDCLGEIASVEFDDEGKYLLVGCKDNSNRLWDLRMQRSVYRYTGHQNTSKNLVRCSFACSTSLVIGGSEDGSVYIWEREGNSNDHRSNSVVPSTHHNELLAPDRKGSGGGLTDFNTLASSPAYYPPRDVVRNPAIFTRHGETTVRPAKVLMGHGEGAVFEVRWKEGKMVSAGEDGRVGVWGVETS, encoded by the exons ATGTCAAGTGGAGGACAAATCAACGCAGCCGGGCCGTCTCGCCAGCAGGCACTCACCACCGAGCCCCGCTCGCTCACCACAGCCCGTCaaagggagaaggctcCTCAGCTGGAAGATGTAGCTTTGGAGGAAGGGCTTTTTGAACAA GAGATTGATCTTCTTATCGGCCAATACCTAGAATCTCGAGGCGCATCTAAAGCTGCAAGGATATGGGACGAACAGGTTCTCGGGAGAGGCGCCAATGGCTCCACAAGAAAGGAGCAAATagaggatgtggagagAGCCATATTAG ATGGCGATTGGGGGTCGATTGAAAATCTGATCGCTCGACCTGGACTGTTGAGGCTTCAGACGCAGAAAGCATTCTTATACCTTGTTTATCGACAGCAGTTTCTTGAACATGTTGAGAATC GTGAATCGCAGAAGGCCTTCAATCTGCTTCAAAAACGGCTGAAAGCCCTAGAACACTATCAACCAGTTCCGTATGATTTCTACTCATTATCATATCTTACATCAGCATCGACTGTCCATGATGCTCCTACCTTTCGAGATTGGGCGGGTATGGGACCTGAACGAGATAGATTGGTAGGAGTTTGGAAGGAACTGATGGATGCGGAAcgtggtggaggtg TGGACGAAAGGCGATATATACCGCCGGATAGGCTGAGAACGCTTTTAAAACAAGCGGCGGCTTGGCAGGTGGGACGAGTAGGAAGAAAAACGGACGATATCGTCAAAATACCTAC ACTGTTGCAAGATTATCGACCTTTAGAACTACCTAGCAAGCTATTGCATCTGTTAGAAGGACATTTGGCGAACGTCAAATGTGTAGACCTAATAGGCTCAACCGCTCAATATGTGGTTAGTGGCTCAAG TGATTGCACTCTTCGAGTAATCTCAACTGAAGACGGCAGTCTCAGCCATATCCTTTCAGGCCATTCATCCAGGGTCTGGAGttgcgcttcttctccttcaggAGAGACAATTGCTAGTTCATCTGGCGACGGTACAATTCGGTTATGGTCTGCGTCCAAGGGCGACTGTCGAGGAGTTTTGGTAGGCGATGGCGGAGATGTGTATAATGTCAAATGGAGACCTAATCGAGAA GATCAGGTGGTATCCGCATCTTATGATCGAATTTTGCGATCATGGGATATTGAGACTGGCAAACAACTGCGTACATTCTCGGGTCACAGCCAGAGTACACTGGCTATCGCGTATGACTCCACAGGAAACACCATTGCGTCTGG TTCTAAAGATAAGCATGTCCGACTTTGGGATGCTGTGGGTGGGGTTTGCACCAACACTATGACGGACTGTCTGGGCGAGATTGCTTCGGTGGAGTTcgacgatgaaggaaaATACCTCTTGGTGGGATGCAAGGACAATTCCAATCGGCTGTGGGATTTAAGGATG CAACGCAGTGTGTACCGTTACACGGGACATCAAAATACCTCAAAGAATCTCGTGCGTTGTAGTTTCGCTTGTTCTACATCCCTCGTGATTGGTGGCTCGGAAGACGGCTCGGTCTACAtatgggaaagagaaggcaACTCGAACGACCATCGATCCAACAGTGTCGTCCCCTCAACTCACCACAACGAACTCCTCGCTCCTGATCGCAAAGGCTCTGGAGGTGGTCTCACAGATTTCAATACTCTTGCCTCATCTCCTGCTTATTATCCTCCTCGAGACGTTGTTCGCAACCCGGCCATTTTTACAAGGCATGGTGAGACCACCGTGCGCCCAGCAAAAGTGTTAATGGGACATGGGGAAGGTGCAGTGTTTGAGGTtagatggaaagaaggcaagatgGTCAGTGCAGGTGAGGATGGGCGTGTAGGTGTCTGGGGCGTGGAAACAAGTTGA
- a CDS encoding LIM domain-containing protein: MSLLTPSRPQDAERTSVVLPIVTCSTCAAPTALSSLRDHVCENHLVPRACPRPAQLSIPQSSPSQSQCRPLRQGPAPISIRPPFAGPSSAHPSPTDFTPPRRPSPHNRTPPSRSPNNNFLAGFSPQLRKNSPTNPFFPNSAGSFSSNASIESRQMPDTTGGGESGMAGVGRRAFAAAAWGVRAGVALAASARPQAAVQQAAVSSQLPSQSVSCQEPPQIQPESHHPYTAPLQPSAPTRTLTLTSSPQKSQVAMSQRSASDTQPIRKQSTSSTSSSIVGDSLAEMLTGTVKPSTKRDFFEKVKELDRSNSLMSRNTNSTTDLGDKKLASPIDTTFELDDDYENQPSALPWASPETDQMSRLHIDTKISPAVPRAHQRHPTASSEVSTNSSMSSKSGRYGGASGPESEEVVTPSQSFEGLLDRVDGTFKVDILQQIEEDESEGREVFESSLEKKCFVKEDRESRLPLSDSVSTTTSHIPAIAVPVISPAHNRSEHFNHRRTPSGNSSNYSQYSASAMKSTRRKKTCQKCGTIVGGSKRFVERDGVVLCEQDWKKLYLPSCRKCSLPIEKSAVSSSDGQLKGKWHRACFTCTKCDRPFEGDDFYVLGGKPWCQYHYHEENDTLCSLPSCRQPIEGGCIVLPGQSPQRYHPGHFKCDHRGGASGAQTCRESMHEYYEVDRKRYCERHVGEAVGQRGRNSAIKAEKRRTRLIDLPAA, encoded by the exons ATGTCTTTGCTTACACCTAGCAGACCTCAAGACGCTGAGCGTACCTCAGTCGTTCTCCCTATTGTCACGTGCTCGACTTGTGCAGCACCCACtgctctttcatctcttcgCGATCATGTCTGCGAAAACCACCTAGTTCCACGAGCTTGTCCTCGTCCGGCGCAACTATCTATCCctcaatcatctccatcacaGTCTCAATGTAGACCATTGAGACAGGGACCAGCGCCAATTTCTATACGACCCCCGTTCGCTGGTCCTTCTAGCGCACATCCTTCGCCTACAGACTTTACACCTCCCCGTCGACCGTCACCCCACAATCGTACCCCGCCTAGCCGCTCCCCAAATAATAATTTCCTCGCCGGTTTTTCTCCACAACTGAGAAAAAATTCTCCTACCaaccctttcttccctaaCTCCGCAGGATCTTTTAGTTCAAATGCGTCGATAGAAAGCAGACAGATGCCGGACACGACTGGTGGAGGGGAGTCTGGAATGGCAGGTGTAGGAAGGAGGGCCTTTGCCGCGGCTGCTTGGGGTGTACGTGCGGGTGTTGCATTAGCCGCGTCTGCCAGGCCGCAAGCAGCAGTTCAGCAAGCAGCTGTCTCTTCTCAACTGCCTTCTCAGTCTGTCTCCTGCCAGGAGCCACCACAAATCCAGCCAGAGTCACACCATCCGTACACcgctcctcttcagccCTCAGCTCCGACTCGTACTCTCACACTAACTTCGTCTCCTCAAAAATCTCAGGTTGCGATGAGTCAGCGTTCTGCCTCTGACACCCAGCCAATCCGTAAACAatccacatcttccacatccaGTAGCATAGTGGGAGATAGTCTCGCGGAGATGCTGACCGGCACCGTTAAGCCCAGCACTAAGCGGGATTTCTTtgaaaaggtcaaggagcTAGACCGAAGCAACAGTCTGATGAGCCGTAATACAAACAGCACGACCGATTTAGGTGACAAAAAATTGGCGAGCCCTATCGATACGACATTTGAATTAGACGATGATTATGAAAATCAGCCATCGGCTCTACCTTGGGCGTCTCCCGAAACAGACCAGATGTCGCGCCTACATATCGATACCAAAATCTCCCCTGCTGTCCCGCGGGCGCACCAGCGACATCCTACAGCCAGCAGCGAAGTCTCAACCAACTCTTCCATGTCCTCAAAATCCGGGAGGTATGGAGGCGCTAGCGGCCCGGAGAGCGAGGAAGTTGTCACTCCCAGCCAAAGCTTTGAAGGCTTGCTGGACAGAGTAGACGGGACTTTCAAAGTAGATATTTTACAGCagattgaggaggatgaaagtgagggaagagaagtgTTCGAATCAtctttggagaagaaatgcTTCGTAAAAGAGGACCGAGAAAGCCGCCTGCCCCTTTCGGACTCGGTATCTACGACCACTTCCCATATACCTGCGATTGCTGTACCAGTTATAAGCCCTGCCCATAACCGTTCTGAACACTTCAATCATCGCCGAACACCTAGCGGAAATTCTTCCAACTACTCTCAGTATTCTGCCAGTGCCATGAAATCTACGCGTCGTAAGAAGACTTGCCAAAAGTGTGGCACGATAGTTGGCGGATCAAAACGGTTTGTTGAGCGTGATGGTGTGGTTCTTTGTGAGCAAGACTGGAAAAAGCTATATCTACCTTCTTGCCGAAAGTGTAGTCTCCCTATTGAGAAGTCTGCTGTATCGAGTTCAGATGGTCAGTTGAAAGGTAAATGGCACAGAGCGTGCTTCACCTGCACAAAGTGTGATAGACCatttgaaggtgatgaCTTCTACGTATTGGGAGGGAAGCCATGGTGTCAGTACCATTACCATGAGGAAAA TGATACTCTTTGCTCGTTACCCTCGTGCCGGCAGCCAATCGAGGGTGGATGTATTGTTTTGCCGGGACAGAGCCCTCAGCGATATCATCCTGGACACTTCAAATGCGACCATCGAGGTGGTGCATCTGGTGCTCAGACATGTCGAGAGTCGATGCATGAGTACTATGAAGTTGATAGGAAACGCTATTGCGAAAGACATGTAGGCGAGGCTGTAGGCcagaggggaagaaataGTGCTATAAAAGctgaaaagagaaggacaagattGATCGATCTGCCTGCTGCATAG
- a CDS encoding nuclear pore complex protein Nup85, with product MFSFSQPKQSSSKPSQPSADNDVSMDTQGQDQTSVQTLYLKPEAYPRDGKEKWKATGRTISAAVGPVGGEVAVWVTKKPSDDPNKPAKLTDANPAVSDEAIIFASINSLPQPLIQLYTESHLLFTSLQQIVADSARRRLSSVGFGVNGGAESWDTRGNFGTEGLLGPPDAETVINMRRLADFYVDQLGDLKTLPDIDAALRDRFIDAYNIFNIAEILYLPIDGKGEGLVGEELLDWVNEVDVAPDNQLGNEIMSTLNSWDHPSFWPYISRSILRGFHLPAASFLRSLSSHPYAPISKLAVLLAQHLTILPRSSEPKWRVDMDFLQAHKQWLGKFRSELAAQLGGKSEGKWFEGEWVSWEGDFRCVVELMEGKMERILEEAGDWREALGSWGILVDVDMRRDHLPEVMSIITEKIAVDKSLPDHVAQSALCSADIIKALMSCYSLDTWLSAHLADLLDKLSLIPDDEEHFENSLRDFFLLEYAQVLQDNPNYKAFWRVICDYLGCAGEEGRGRLKEHLRRLDIPLERDVKGKSKESSASANANEQEGLDASMDIENPTETQEEAIKLLDEVRSACVDFRLDDVWQEISQVLATRLISAGQYGMAATLALMARDGLALSRIADKILEAFVTDGQDEYLSLVDTLPPTLLAEAPTALLHLQQSTSNTTDFPSHSAVSVFASRITFLSEFRDYLLFLSQGARDRAAGRVVSLLTSGIAPVGFWAVLLVESIGLLEDSEILLSSNETFELLRVLEEVYANAAFAEEDYLGQLVQYLRRTLNTTSAKEEGQSRKKDEKTVTMEDARRKMEEVRLAISRNLARAMVAGFDSPF from the exons ATGTTCTCATTCTCCCAGCCAAAACAATCCTCGTCCAAGCCATCGCAGCCGTCTGCAGACAACGACGTCTCCATGGACACGCAAGGACAAGACCAAACGTCTGTACAAACTCTTTACTTGAAACCAGAAGCCTATCCTCGAGACGGTAAGGAAAAATGGAAGGCCACAGGACGTACGATCAGCGCTGCAGTGGGACCAGTTGGTGGTGAAGTAGCTGTATGGGTGACTAAAAAG CCTTCAGATGACCCAAATAAACCTGCAAAGCTCACTGATGCTAACCCAGCAGTCTCAGATGAGGCGATCATCTTTGCGTCTATCAATTCTTTACCTCAACCTCTAATCCAACTTTACACCGAGTCACATCTGTTATTCACCTCCCTTCAACAAATTGTCGCCGATTCTGCTCGACGGCGGCTGTCGTCTGTTGGGTTCGGAGTCAATGGAGGTGCAGAGTCTTGGGATACAAGAGGGAACTTTGGAACAGAGGGATTGTTGGGTCCGCCTGATGCAGAGACAGTCATCAATATGAGGCGCTTGGCGGATTTCTATGTCGATCAATTAGGAGATCTCAAGACATTGCCTGATATTGAC GCCGCGCTGAGAGATCGCTTCATTGATGCCTACAACATTTTCAACATCGCCGAAATTCTCTATCTTCCCATAGACGGCAAGGGCGAAGGTCTTGTAGGTGAAGAACTCCTCGACTGGGTCAACGAAGTCGACGTCGCACCCGACAATCAACTCGGTAATGAAATCATGTCTACCTTGAATTCATGGGACCATCCGTCTTTTTGGCCGTACATCTCCCGCTCTATCCTGCGTggcttccatctccccgcAGCTTCTTTCCTCCGATCACTTTCTTCGCACCCTTACGCGCCCATCTCCAAACTCGCTGTCCTGTTGGCTCAGCATCTCACTATCCTTCCTCGATCATCGGAACCTAAATGGAGAGTCGATATGGATTTCTTACAAGCTCATAAACAGTGGCTCGGCAAGTTCAGGTCTGAACTTGCTGCTCAACTAGGCGGAAAAAGTGAAGGAAAATGGTTTGAAGGTGAATGGGTTAGCTGGGAGGGAGATTTCAGGTGTGTGGTGGAGTtgatggaaggaaagatggagaggatcttggaagaagcaggtGACTGGAGAGAAGCCTTGGGCTCTTGGGGTATACTTGTTGATGTCGACATGCGGAGGGATCACTTGCC CGAGGTCATGTCTATCATTACAGAAAAGATTGCGGTCGACAAATCCCTCCCTGACCACGTCGCTCAATCCGCCCTTTGCTCTGCAGATATCATCAAAGCTCTCATGAGCTGCTATTCTCTCGACACATGGCTTTCCGCCCACCTCGCTGATCTGTTAGATAAACTGTCACTCATCCCGGATGACGAGGAGCACTTTGAAAATTCTTTGCGAGACTTCTTTTTGCTAGAGTATGCGCAAGTGTTGCAAGATAATCCAAATTACAAGGCGTTTTGGAGGGTGATTTGTGATTACTTGGGATGTgcaggtgaagaaggaaggggaagattGAAGGAGCATTTGAGGAGGTTGGATATTCCTCTTGAGAGGGATGTGAAAGGAAAGTCCAAAGAATCATCCGCCTCTGCCAACGCCAACGAACAAGAAGGTCTCGATGCCTCAATGGACATTGAGAACCCGACCGAAACCCAAGAGGAAGCGATCAAACTCCTCGACGAAGTCCGTTCTGCCTGTGTCGATTTCCGTCTTGATGACGTATGGCAAGAAATCAGTCAAGTGCTGGCTACGCGATTGATCAGCGCCGGGCAGTATGGTATGGCGGCGACGTTGGCATTGATGGCTAGAGATGGACTCGCATTGTCCAGGATTGCGGACAAGATCTTGGAGGCTTTCGTCACTGATG GTCAAGACGAGTATCTCTCCCTTGTTGATACCCTTCCCCCTACCCTCCTAGCCGAAGCACCCACCGCCCTCTTACATCTCCAGCAATCCACGTCCAACACCACCGActtcccatcccattcTGCTGTGAGCGTGTTTGCATCGAGGATTACGTTCCTATCGGAATTCAGGGATTATCTCCTGTTTTTGAGCCAAGGTGCGAGAGATCGAGCCGCGGGGAGGGTGGTCAGCCTTTTAACGAGTGGGATTGCACCCGTGGGTTTCTGGGCGGTTCTGTTGGTGGAAAGTATTGGGTTGCTTGAAG ATTCTGAAATATTATTATCTTCCAACGAAACCTTTGAGCTCCTGCGCGTACTTGAAGAAGTATATGCAAATGCTGCttttgcagaagaagattacCTTGGTCAACTCGTCCAATACCTCCGACGGACGCTCAATACAAcatcagcaaaagaagaagggcaaagtcgcaagaaggatgaaaagacAGTGACGATGGAGGATGcgagaagaaagatggaagaggtgagATTAGCGATAAGTAGAAACCTGGCCAGAGCGATGGTCGCCGGGTTCGACAGTCCCTTCTAG
- a CDS encoding D-xylose-proton symporter produces the protein MNTWWLLFLSRFFLGLGIGPKSATVPVFAAECTPAKIRGSLVMQWQVWTAFGIMLGYVADLIFYHVPDKHNITGLNWRLMLGSAGFPALIVMAQVFFLPESPRWLMSKGKHEKAYKAMLRLRGDELLAARDLYYIFVLLEEEAAIVRGRNLFSELFSVGRNRRAMIGSTIVMFGQQFCGVNAIVYYTASIFTSAGFSEISALLASFGFGLINALFAIPGMLTIDKFGRRPLLLVTFPIMSLLLLFTGFCFWIPDREARVGCVALGIYLYCMAYSPGEGPVPFTYSAEVYPLYIREVGMSLATATTWLFNFVVSLTFPRLLTAFTPQGAFGWYAAWCALLFVLILFFLPESKGYTLEELDQVFSVPTGVHAKYQLWNIKWHFNHYILRSREPFKPLYQFDDDDEPSNVRHEKHDGQV, from the exons ATGAACACCTGGTGGttgctctttctttctcg ATTCTTCCTTGGTCTTGGTATTGGCCCCAAGTCTGCTACTGTTCCAGTGTTCGCGGCAGAATGTACTCCAGCGAAGATCCGTGGAAGTCTTGTCATGCAATG GCAAGTGTGGACAGCCTTTGGTATCATGCTTGGTTACGTTGCCGACTTGATCTTTTACCATGTTCCCGACAAGCACAATATCACCGGTCTTAACTGGCGTCTTATGCTTGGATCGGCAGGTTTCCCTGCTCTTATCGTCATGGCTCAAG tattctttcttcccgAATCTCCTCGATGGTTAATGTCAAAGGGCAAACATGAAAAAGCCTATAAGGCTATGCTCAGGCTCCGAGGTGATGAGCTTTTGGCTGCTCGAGACTTGTACTACATTTTTGTTCtgcttgaagaggaagccGCTATTGTTCGAGGCCGAAACCTTTTCTCGGAGCTTTTCTCTGTTGGCCGTAACAGGCGTGCTATGATTGGCTCTACCATTGTCATGTTCGGGCAACAATTTTGCGG TGTCAACGCTATTGTTTACTACActgcttccatcttcacttCTGCTGGTTTTTCCGAGATCTCCGCCctccttgcttctttcgGTTTCGGTCTCATCAATGCTCTTTTCGCCATTCCCGGTATGCTTACCATCGACAAGTTTGGCCGTAGACCTCTGCTCTTGGTCACTTTCCCAATcatgtctcttcttttgctcttcacaGGTTTCTGTTTCTGGATCCCGGATAGGGAGGCTCGAGTTGGATGTGTCGCATTGGGTATCTACCTCTACTGCATGGCCTACTCTCCTGGTGAAGGTCCTG TCCCCTTCACGTACTCTGCGGAGGTGTACCCACTCTACATTCGTGAAGTCGGCATGTCATTGGCTACCGCCACCACTTGGCTTTTCAACTTTGTAGTGTCTTTGACTTTCCCGAGGCTACTCACAGCCTTTACTCCTCAGGGTGCTTTCGGTTGGTA CGCTGCTTGGTGTGCTCTCTTGTTCGTTCTTATTctattcttccttcct GAATCCAAAGGATATACCTTGGAAGAGCTCGACCAAGTCTTCTCCGTTCCCACTGGTGTCCACGCCAAATATCAGCTCTGGAACATTAAGTGGCACTTCAACCATTACATTCTTCGCTCCAGGGAGCCATTCAAGCCTCTCTATCAGttcgatgacgatgatgaaccATCTAACGTGCGCCATGAGAAGCATGACGGACAAGTATAG
- a CDS encoding glucose-6-phosphate isomerase produces the protein MDGKPATQYQAWKKLQSLHSSKADKLVLKDLFNADPKRFSNLSKTFSSSSPDVSLLLDYSKNLVDDEVLSTLFDLAREAKVETFRDEMFAGKHINTSEGRAVLHIALRNPPADKGGFKISEAGVDEVQAVLAHMKEFSDSVRSGAWKGYTGKAIDTVVNIGIGGSDLGPVMVCEALKHYSKRDLKTHFVSNIDGTDMAEVLKACNRETTLFIVASKTFTTQETITNAESAKEWFLEEAKDKAHVAKHFVALSTNTKGVTEFGIAESNMFQFWDWVGGRYSLWSAIGLSICLSIGFDNFQELLNGAHEMDKHFKSTKLEENLPVILALIGIWYNDFYGAQTQALLPYDQYLKKFADYFQQGDMESNGKSVTKDGSRVDYETGPIIWGQSGTNGQHAFYQLIHQGTKLIPCDFLAPVQTLNPISGGKHHEILLSNFFAQPEALAFGKTEKQVIEELGPEQSKNSALVKSKIFEGNKPTNSIMFQKLTPGTLGALIALYEHKIHVQGAIWGINSYDQMGVELGKVLAKAILKQLSSESDVQGHDSSTTGLIHYYQKHRK, from the exons ATGGACGGCAAGCCAGCTACTC AATACCAGGCCTGGAAGAAGCTCCAGTCCCTTCACAGCTCAAAGGCCGACAAGCTCGTCTTGAAGGACCTTTTCAATGCTGACCCCAAGCGTTTCTCCAATCTCTCAAAgaccttttcttcttcttcccctgatgtctctctccttctcgactACTCCAAGAACCTTGTCGATGACGAGgtcctctccaccctcttTGACCTCGCCCGTGAGGCCAAGGTCGAGACTTTCCGTGATGAGATGTTTGCCGGCAAGCACATTAACACCTCTGAGGGCCGTGCCGTTTTGCACATTGCTCTCCGAAACCCCCCTGCTGACAAGGGCGGCTTCAAGATCTCTGAGGCCGGTGTTGACGAGGTCCAGGCTGTCCTTGCGCACATGAAGGAGTTCTCCGACTCTGTTCGCTCTGGCGCGTGGAAGGGTTACACCGGCAAGGCCATCGACACTGTTGTCAACATTGGTATCGGTGGTTCCGACCTTGGTCCCGTTATGGTCTGCGAGGCCCTCAAGCACTACAGCAAGAGGGACTTGAAGACCCACTTCGTCTCCAACATCGACGGTACTGACATGGCCGAGGTCCTCAAGGCATGCAACCGTGAGACCACCTTGTTCATCGTCGCTTCCAAAACCTTTACCACCCAGGAGACCATTACCAATGCCGAGAGTGCCAAGGAATGGTTCCTTGAGGAAGCCAAGGAC AAAGCCCACGTCGCCAAGCACTTTGTTGCGCTTTCCACCAACACCAAGGGTGTGACCGAGTTTGGTATTGCCGAATCCAACATGTTCCAGTTCTGGGACTGGGTTGGTGGCCGATATTCTCTTTGGTCTGCCATCGgtctctccatctgcttGTCTATCGGCTTTGACAACTTCCAGGAGTTGCTCAACGGTGCCCACGAGATGGACAAGCACTTCAAGTCCACCAAGCTCGAGGAGAACTTGCCCGTTATCCTTGCTTTGATTGGTATCTGGTACAACGACTTCTACG GTGCCCAAACTCAGGCTCTCTTGCCTTACGACCAGTATCTCAAGAAGTTTGCCGATTACTTCCAGCAGGGTGACATGGAGTCCAACGGAAAGAGCGTCACCAAGGACGGCTCTCGAGTCGACTACGAGACTGGGCCTATCATCTGGGGTCAGAGCGGTACCAACGGCCAGCATGCTTTCTACCAGTTGATCCACCAGGGTACCAAGCTCATTCCTTG TGACTTCCTTGCCCCTGTCCAGACGCTTAACCCCATCTCTGGCGGCAAGCACCATGaaatcctcctctccaacttCTTCGCTCAGCCTGA AGCCCTTGCCTTTGGTAAGACTGAGAAGCAAGTCATTGAGGAGCTCGGCCCCGAGCAATCCAAGAACTCCGCCCTCGTCAAGTCCAAGATCTTTGAAGGCAACAAGCCCACCAACTCTATCATGTTCCAAAAACTCACTCCCGGTACTCTTGGTGCCCTTATCGCCCTCTACGAGCACAAGATCCACGTCCAAGGTGCTATCTGGGGTATCAACTCTTACGACCAGATGGGTGTCGAGCTTGGTAAGGTCTTGGCCAAGGCTATCTTGAAGCAGTTGAGTAGCGAAAGCGATGTTCAGGGTCACGACTCTTCTACTACCGGTCTCATCCACTACTACCAGAAGCACAGAAAGTAA
- a CDS encoding 26S protease regulatory subunit 6B has protein sequence MEEIGIDLKMEDPSLPAQISEKQALLNSLPSGSEELYSTWKRLEAHREFLQLQEEYIRDETQNLRRELLRAQEEVKRIQSVPLVIGQFLEPVDERRAIVGSTTGSNYVVRILSTLDRELLKPSSSVALHRHSNALVDILPPEADSSIAMLGADEKPDVKYSDIGGLDSQKQEIREAVELPLVQQDLYRKIGIDPPRGVLLYGPPGTGKTMLVKAVANATKAAFIRVVGSEFVQKYLGEGPRMVRDVFRLARENSPCIIFIDEVDAIATKRFDAQTGSDREVQRILIELLTQMDGFDQQTNVKVIMATNRADTLDPALLRPGRLDRKIEMPLPSRRERRLIFQTVTSKMNLGPDVDLEDYVSRPDQLSSAQIASICQAAGLQGKSFREHQEIGHDLCLMHYSRAKEPICYLAS, from the exons ATGGAGGAAATTGGAATTGACCTCAAGATGGAA GACCCTAGCCTCCCAGCTCAAATCTCGGAGAAGCAAGCGCTCCTCAACTCTCTACCTAGTGGTAGTGAAGAACTCTACAGTACTTGGAAGAGACTTGAAGCCCATCGAGAGTTTTTACAGCTCCAGGAG GAGTATATCCGTGACGAGACCCAAAACCTGAGGAGAGAGCTTCTGAGAGCACAGGAAGAAGTTAAGCGGATCCAGTCTGTTCCGTTGGTCATTGGCCAATTCCTCGAACCCGTTGATGAACGACGAGCCATTGTTGGAAGTACCACTGGCTCCAATTATGTTGTCCGAATCCTTTCCACTCTGGATCGTGAACTTCTGaaaccatcttcctccgtGGCTCTTCATCGCCATTCAAATGCTCTGGTGGATATCCTTCCACCAGAAGCGGATTCATCGATTGCGATGCTGGGGGCGGATGAAAAGCCAGATGTGAAGTACTCCGACATCGGTGGCCTAGATTCACAAAAGCAGGAAATCAGGGAGGCGGTCGAGTTGCCACTTGTGCAACAAGACCTGTACAGAAAGATCGGAATAGATCCACCCAGAGGCGTGCTGCTCTATGGTCCTCCAG GTACTGGTAAGACTATGCTCGTCAAGGCTGTTGCCAACGCAACCAAGGCTGCATTCATCCGTGTCGTTGGCTCCGAATTTGTGCAGAAGTATCTGGGTGAA GGCCCTCGTATGGTCCGAGATGTTTTCCGATTGGCCCGAGAAAACTCTCCATGTATTATCTTCATTGATGAAGTTGACGCCATTGCCACGAAGCGTTTTGATGCTCAAACCGGTTCGGATCGAGAAGTGCAGCGTATCTTGATTGAGCTGCTTACCCAGATGGATGGTTTCGACCAACAAACCAACGTCAAA GTCATTATGGCCACTAACCGAGCGGATACTCTTGACCCTGCATTGCTTCGTCCTGGTCGTTTGGATAGGAAGATTGAGatgcctcttccctctaGGCGTGAGCGGCGACTGATCTTCCAGACTGTGACCTCCAAGATGAATCTTGGTCCCGACGTCGACCTTGAGGACT ACGTGTCTCGGCCGGACCAGCTCAGTTCTGCTCAAATTGCCTCTATCTGCCAAGCCGCCGGTCTTCAAGGCAAGTCATTTAGAGAGCACCAAGAAATAGGACATGACTTATGTTTAATGCATTACAGCCGTGCGAAAGAACCGATATGTTATCTTGCCAgttga